From Neobacillus sp. PS2-9, the proteins below share one genomic window:
- the asnB gene encoding asparagine synthase (glutamine-hydrolyzing), which produces MCGFIGCVHDKTQNFSDEQKQLFKNMNDIITHRGPDDDGFYYDEHIQFGFRRLSIIDIESGHQPLTYENERYWIIFNGEVYNYVELREELVKEGLSFATSSDTEVIIALYSHLKEKAVEKLRGMFAFIIWDKQEQRLFGARDPFGIKPFFYLEDGEKTFFASEKKSILLALENDVLDYDSLQHYLTYQFVPEPNTLSEGIKKLEPGHYFTKKIGSPMEIKRYWKAHFSPVQKSESDFTKEIRDILFDSVEKHMRSDVPVGSFLSGGIDSSIIASIAKEFHPAIKTFSVGFEHNGFSEIDVAKETAEKLGVENISYVITPDEYMNEIPKIMWHMDDPLADPACVPLYFVAREARKHVTVVLSGEGADELFGGYNIYREPQDLEIFNKIPRVGKVLLKGIANMMPEGTKGKSFIERGVTPMEERYIGNAKMFTEEEKRDLLNVYHEGLKYTDITNPLYAESRGYDPVDRMQYIDIHTWMRGDILLKADKMTMAHSLELRVPFLDKAVFEVASKIPTSLKTANGTTKYILRKAAEGVVPEHVLNRKKLGFPVPIRHWLKNEMNDWAKKIIRESNTDHLINKAYVLQLLEDHCQGKADNSRKIWTVLMFMVWHQVYVEDVYSFQRDFAQKKVLESLKH; this is translated from the coding sequence ATGTGTGGTTTTATCGGTTGTGTACACGACAAAACACAAAACTTTAGTGATGAACAAAAACAACTATTTAAAAATATGAACGATATCATTACCCATCGTGGACCGGATGATGATGGTTTTTATTATGACGAACATATTCAATTTGGATTTCGCCGTTTAAGTATTATTGATATTGAGAGTGGACATCAGCCATTAACATATGAAAACGAACGTTACTGGATTATTTTTAATGGTGAAGTTTATAACTATGTCGAGCTTCGTGAGGAATTGGTAAAAGAAGGCCTTTCGTTTGCAACGAGCTCTGATACTGAGGTTATTATTGCCTTATACAGTCATTTAAAAGAGAAAGCAGTGGAAAAGCTGCGTGGAATGTTTGCTTTTATCATTTGGGATAAACAAGAGCAAAGATTATTTGGTGCCCGTGATCCGTTCGGTATCAAACCATTCTTTTATTTAGAAGACGGTGAGAAAACCTTCTTTGCTTCAGAAAAGAAAAGTATCTTGCTTGCACTTGAAAATGATGTTTTAGACTATGATTCTCTTCAGCATTATTTAACGTATCAATTTGTTCCTGAACCCAATACCTTATCAGAAGGGATTAAAAAGCTTGAGCCAGGTCATTATTTTACAAAAAAAATTGGCTCACCAATGGAAATTAAGCGCTATTGGAAGGCACATTTTAGTCCTGTTCAAAAATCAGAGAGTGACTTTACAAAAGAAATTCGTGATATTTTATTCGATTCAGTCGAAAAGCATATGCGTAGTGATGTACCAGTAGGTTCCTTCCTATCTGGTGGAATCGATTCGTCTATAATTGCTTCTATTGCGAAAGAGTTTCATCCTGCCATTAAAACCTTCTCTGTTGGTTTTGAACACAATGGCTTCAGTGAAATTGATGTGGCAAAAGAAACAGCGGAGAAACTGGGTGTAGAAAATATCAGCTATGTGATTACTCCTGATGAATATATGAATGAAATTCCAAAAATTATGTGGCATATGGATGACCCCCTAGCAGATCCTGCCTGCGTACCACTTTACTTTGTTGCTCGCGAAGCGAGAAAACACGTAACCGTTGTTCTCTCAGGTGAGGGCGCTGATGAATTATTTGGCGGCTATAACATCTACCGTGAGCCACAAGATTTAGAGATTTTCAACAAAATTCCTCGAGTAGGGAAAGTCCTTCTCAAAGGAATTGCCAATATGATGCCAGAAGGCACTAAAGGAAAGAGCTTCATTGAGCGTGGTGTAACTCCTATGGAAGAGCGTTACATCGGAAATGCCAAGATGTTCACCGAAGAAGAAAAACGTGATTTATTGAATGTGTATCATGAAGGACTAAAGTATACAGACATTACTAATCCTCTTTATGCAGAATCGAGAGGATATGATCCAGTGGATCGAATGCAGTATATTGATATCCATACATGGATGCGCGGAGATATTCTTCTAAAAGCGGATAAAATGACTATGGCTCATTCGTTAGAGCTTCGTGTCCCTTTCTTAGATAAGGCCGTTTTTGAAGTGGCATCTAAAATTCCGACAAGCTTGAAAACTGCTAATGGCACAACAAAGTATATCTTGCGCAAGGCAGCTGAAGGTGTTGTTCCAGAGCATGTTCTTAACCGTAAGAAGCTTGGATTCCCTGTTCCAATTCGTCATTGGCTAAAAAATGAGATGAACGATTGGGCGAAAAAAATAATCCGTGAAAGTAATACGGATCATTTAATCAATAAAGCGTATGTATTGCAATTGCTTGAAGACCACTGTCAAGGTAAGGCGGACAACAGCCGTAAGATTTGGACGGTTCTTATGTTTATGGTGTGGCATCAAGTGTACGTTGAAGATGTTTATTCTTTTCAACGTGACTTTGCACAGAAAAAAGTATTAGAATCACTAAAACATTAA
- a CDS encoding gamma carbonic anhydrase family protein, producing the protein MIYPYKDKYPLIAESAFIADYVTITGDVEIGEQSSVWFNSVIRGDVAPTRIGNKVNIQDNSILHQSPNNPLILEDEVTIGHQVILHSCIIRKRALIGMGSIILDQAEIGEGAFIGAGSLVPQGKKIPPNTLAFGRPAKVIRELTEEDIKDMTRIYTEYAEKAQYYKSLQS; encoded by the coding sequence ATGATTTACCCTTATAAAGATAAGTATCCATTAATCGCTGAGTCAGCGTTTATTGCCGATTATGTAACGATTACTGGTGATGTTGAAATTGGTGAGCAGTCCAGTGTTTGGTTTAACTCGGTCATTAGAGGGGATGTTGCCCCCACCCGAATTGGCAATAAGGTAAATATCCAAGATAACTCTATCTTACACCAAAGCCCTAATAACCCGCTAATTTTAGAGGATGAAGTAACCATCGGTCATCAGGTTATCCTTCACAGCTGCATCATTAGAAAACGAGCTTTAATTGGCATGGGCTCCATTATCCTCGATCAAGCGGAAATTGGTGAAGGTGCCTTTATAGGTGCAGGCAGCCTTGTTCCTCAAGGTAAAAAAATTCCTCCTAATACCTTAGCATTTGGCAGACCAGCAAAAGTTATTAGAGAATTAACAGAAGAAGATATAAAAGATATGACAAGAATCTATACAGAATATGCAGAAAAGGCCCAATATTATAAGTCACTTCAATCATAA
- the metK gene encoding methionine adenosyltransferase has product MSTKRRLFTSESVTEGHPDKICDQISDSILDAILAKDANARVAAETSVTTGLVLVAGEITTSTYVDIPKIVRETIKSIGYNRAKYGFDSETCAVLTSIDEQSPDIAMGVDQALEAREGQMSDEQIEAIGAGDQGLMFGFACNETKELMPLPISLAHKLARRLTEVRKEELLPYLRPDGKTQVTVEYDENDKPVRIDTIVISTQHHPEVTLEQIQRNLKEYVINPVVPQELIDENTKYFINPTGRFVIGGPQGDAGLTGRKIIVDTYGGYARHGGGAFSGKDPTKVDRSAAYAARYVAKNIVAAGLAEKCEVQLAYAIGVARPVSISVDTFGTGKVSEDVLVDLVEQNFDLRPAGIINMLNLRRPIYKQTAAYGHFGRTDVDLPWERTDKADTLKEQAANH; this is encoded by the coding sequence ATGTCAACAAAACGTCGTTTGTTCACTTCTGAATCAGTAACTGAAGGTCATCCCGATAAGATCTGTGACCAAATTTCTGATTCCATTTTAGATGCTATTTTAGCAAAAGATGCTAATGCACGTGTTGCTGCTGAAACTTCAGTTACAACTGGTTTAGTTTTGGTTGCTGGCGAGATTACTACTTCAACTTACGTGGACATTCCAAAAATTGTTCGTGAAACAATTAAAAGCATTGGTTACAATCGTGCAAAATACGGATTTGACTCCGAAACATGTGCAGTTTTAACTTCTATCGATGAACAGTCTCCTGACATCGCGATGGGTGTTGACCAAGCGCTTGAAGCTCGTGAAGGCCAAATGTCAGATGAGCAAATTGAAGCAATTGGTGCAGGCGACCAAGGTTTAATGTTTGGTTTCGCATGTAATGAAACAAAGGAGCTTATGCCGCTTCCAATTTCCCTTGCGCACAAGCTTGCACGCCGTTTAACAGAAGTTCGTAAAGAAGAGCTACTTCCTTACCTACGTCCAGATGGAAAGACACAAGTAACAGTTGAATATGATGAGAACGATAAACCAGTTCGTATTGATACAATCGTTATTTCTACTCAACACCACCCTGAAGTTACATTAGAACAGATTCAACGTAATCTGAAAGAGTATGTGATCAATCCGGTTGTTCCACAAGAATTAATCGATGAAAATACAAAATACTTCATTAACCCAACAGGCCGTTTCGTTATCGGCGGACCACAAGGGGATGCTGGTTTAACAGGCCGTAAAATCATTGTTGATACTTACGGTGGCTATGCACGTCACGGCGGTGGCGCATTCTCTGGTAAGGATCCTACAAAGGTTGACCGTTCTGCCGCTTATGCAGCACGTTATGTAGCAAAGAATATTGTTGCTGCAGGACTTGCTGAGAAGTGTGAAGTTCAACTTGCTTACGCAATCGGTGTAGCAAGACCGGTTTCCATTTCTGTTGATACGTTTGGCACTGGCAAAGTAAGTGAAGATGTATTAGTTGATTTAGTAGAACAAAACTTTGATCTACGCCCAGCTGGTATCATTAACATGTTGAACCTTCGCCGTCCTATCTACAAGCAGACAGCAGCTTACGGACATTTTGGCCGTACAGATGTGGATCTTCCTTGGGAGCGTACAGACAAAGCAGACACATTAAAAGAACAAGCAGCAAATCACTAA
- a CDS encoding alpha/beta hydrolase encodes MWKWEAEGEARAVIVMVHGAMEHHGRYGWLIEMWRSSGFHVIMADLPGQGMTTRANRGHIDSFDEYIYEVKDWIQAAYRYDLPVFLLGHSMGGLISIRLLQEEKLNIAGVILSSPCLGLVKSPSKVIDILSYGLNVVFPSLRMNSGLTVQMATRNEDVREADSNDTLYVTKVSVRWYRELVAAMKQAFVTMDQTQDIPMLVMQGGDDLIVNKATVKEWFNHAPLSEKRFKEWPKCYHEIFNEPEREEVFEYAKDFVNSQLKAIGYIV; translated from the coding sequence ATGTGGAAGTGGGAAGCGGAAGGGGAGGCAAGAGCAGTCATTGTGATGGTTCATGGTGCCATGGAACATCATGGGCGTTATGGCTGGCTGATTGAAATGTGGCGTTCATCGGGCTTTCATGTAATTATGGCCGATCTTCCCGGTCAGGGTATGACAACGAGGGCGAACCGTGGCCATATCGATTCCTTCGACGAATACATTTATGAGGTAAAGGATTGGATTCAGGCGGCTTACCGATATGATTTACCTGTATTTTTATTAGGCCATAGTATGGGGGGATTAATTTCTATCCGTTTATTACAGGAAGAAAAGCTAAACATTGCTGGTGTCATTTTGTCATCACCATGTTTGGGCCTGGTTAAATCCCCATCTAAAGTTATAGACATTCTATCTTACGGTTTGAATGTGGTATTCCCATCTTTACGGATGAATTCAGGCTTAACGGTTCAAATGGCGACTAGAAATGAAGATGTGCGAGAAGCGGATTCCAATGATACCCTATACGTTACAAAAGTCTCTGTCAGATGGTATAGAGAGTTAGTTGCTGCCATGAAGCAGGCATTCGTAACTATGGATCAAACACAGGATATTCCCATGCTGGTGATGCAGGGTGGGGATGACTTGATTGTCAATAAGGCAACCGTTAAGGAATGGTTTAATCACGCCCCATTATCCGAAAAAAGATTTAAGGAATGGCCAAAATGCTATCATGAAATCTTTAATGAGCCAGAGCGGGAAGAAGTATTTGAATATGCCAAGGATTTTGTAAACAGTCAACTAAAAGCAATTGGCTATATCGTATAG